From Denitrovibrio acetiphilus DSM 12809, the proteins below share one genomic window:
- the cbiB gene encoding adenosylcobinamide-phosphate synthase CbiB gives MEWFIGLNLLSVLFAYLLDVRFGEPNTPYHPVRLMGLLIENLERRFYSKVPKLYGGVLLLVLTMAMVVLATCIILGIAKLLGGFIYFMVSSLIMYFSISIKSMTDHAEAVFRPLSDGHIETAGQKLAMIVSRDTDGMDSEMIVRSCIESVSENFTDGVVSPIFYSVFFGGVGAVTFKAVSTLDSMVGYRNERYELFGRASAKADDLLNFIPARLSVLIISVAGFVKGVPFTKTFDVVKRFRLSHPSPNSAHSMSAFAGVLDVTLGGAVSYFGKVKEKPYIGDGKRELTPEIISEAVNLYKTSALTALLMACLPLMWIVL, from the coding sequence ATGGAATGGTTTATCGGGCTGAATCTTTTGTCTGTACTTTTTGCTTATCTGCTGGATGTCCGGTTCGGAGAACCAAATACGCCATATCATCCTGTTCGCCTTATGGGGCTTTTAATTGAGAATTTGGAACGGCGGTTTTACAGCAAGGTGCCAAAGTTATATGGAGGGGTACTTCTGCTGGTCTTAACGATGGCTATGGTTGTCCTTGCTACGTGCATCATCCTTGGGATTGCAAAGTTGCTTGGTGGTTTTATCTATTTTATGGTTAGCTCGCTTATTATGTATTTTTCTATAAGCATAAAGTCCATGACAGACCATGCTGAAGCTGTTTTCAGACCACTATCAGATGGTCATATTGAAACAGCCGGACAGAAACTTGCAATGATAGTCAGCAGGGACACTGATGGCATGGACAGTGAAATGATTGTCCGCTCCTGTATAGAGTCTGTTTCAGAGAATTTTACCGATGGTGTTGTTTCTCCGATATTTTACAGTGTTTTTTTCGGTGGTGTCGGCGCTGTGACCTTTAAGGCTGTAAGTACGCTGGATTCTATGGTGGGTTACAGAAACGAGAGATACGAACTCTTCGGCAGGGCATCGGCGAAGGCTGACGATCTTCTTAATTTTATCCCCGCCAGACTCTCTGTGTTGATAATATCCGTCGCTGGGTTTGTTAAAGGCGTTCCATTTACAAAGACATTTGATGTGGTTAAGCGTTTCCGGCTGTCGCATCCCAGCCCGAATTCGGCGCACAGCATGTCTGCTTTTGCCGGAGTTCTTGATGTTACCCTTGGTGGTGCTGTGAGCTATTTCGGAAAGGTGAAAGAGAAACCATACATCGGGGACGGCAAACGTGAGCTGACTCCTGAGATTATAAGCGAAGCTGTGAATCTCTATAAAACTTCGGCACTGACTGCATTGCTGATGGCGTGTCTGCCCCTTATGTGGATAGTCTTATGA